The Euphorbia lathyris chromosome 3, ddEupLath1.1, whole genome shotgun sequence genome contains a region encoding:
- the LOC136224206 gene encoding cytokinin dehydrogenase 6-like — MRCPHKKDLIFIRTFGILILSCITIKTNLCFSSNPSLKTLNVDGKFEFDDVHTAAKDFGNRFHYLPAAILHPKSVSDIAITIKHAGNSELAVAARGHGHSLEGQAQVYQGVVVNMESLKSFEMEFDEELKFVDVSGGELWIDILNQSLKYGLAPKSWTDYLHLTVGGTLSNGGISGQAFRHGPQISNVLQLEVVTGKGDVVNCSKAQNADLFHGVLGGLGQFGIITKARIALEPAPDMVKWIRVLYSDFETFTRDQEHLISAENTFDYIEGFVIINRTGLLNNWRSSFNPQDPVQASHFESDGRTLFCLELAKYFKTSKKDNINEEVMRLLSRLRYISSTLFVSEVSYIQFLDRVHVSEVKLRSKGLWEVPHPWLNLLVPKSKIQNFAQEVFGNILTDTSNGPILIYPVNKSKWDNRTSAVIPDEDIFYLVAFLTSAVPSSTGTDGLEHILTQNRRILEFCKTERLGVKQYLPHYTTQEEWQAHFGSQWKLFVQRKSAYDPMAILAPGHRIFQKAISFL; from the exons ATGAGATGCCCCCATAAAAAAGACTTGATTTTTATCAGAACTTTCGGAATCCTAATCCTAAGTTGCATAACCATAAAAACAAATCTCTGTTTCTCCAGCAACCCCTCTTTAAAAACACTAAATGTTGATGGTAAATTCGAATTCGATGATGTTCATACAGCAGCCAAAGATTTTGGCAACAGATTTCATTATCTTCCTGCTGCAATTTTACATCCGAAATCAGTTTCTGACATTGCAATCACCATAAAACATGCTGGGAATTCAGAGCTGGCTGTTGCGGCAAGAGGACATGGGCACTCGCTGGAAGGGCAGGCACAGGTTTATCAAGGAGTTGTTGTGAATATGGAGTCGCTGAAGAGTTTTGAAATGGAGTTTGATGAGGAATTGAAGTTTGTTGATGTTTCTGGAGGTGAATTGTGGATTGATATACTGAATCAGAGCTTGAAATATGGGTTAGCGCCGAAATCATGGACGGATTATCTTCATCTTACTGTTGGAGGGACTTTGTCGAATGGTGGGATCAGTGGGCAGGCGTTTCGGCATGGTCCGCAGATTAGTAATGTCCTTCAGCTGGAAGTTGTTACAG GGAAAGGCGACGTAGTGAATTGCTCGAAGGCGCAGAATGCCGACCTATTCCATGGAGTTCTCGGCGGACTTGGTCAGTTTGGGATAATAACAAAGGCAAGAATAGCACTGGAACCAGCACCTGATATG GTGAAATGGATCAGAGTTCTCTACTCGGACTTCGAAACATTTACCCGTGACCAGGAACATTTAATATCTGCAGAAAACACATTTGATTACATTGAAGGGTTTGTGATCATTAACAGAACCGGTCTCTTAAATAACTGGAGATCGTCTTTTAATCCGCAAGACCCGGTACAAGCTAGCCACTTCGAGTCGGATGGAAGAACACTCTTTTGCTTAGAATTGGCCAAATACTTCAAAACAAGCAAGAAAGACAACATAAACGAG GAAGTAATGAGATTGTTGTCTCGATTAAGATATATATCGTCGACACTTTTCGTATCAGAAGTTTCATACATACAATTCTTGGATCGGGTTCATGTTTCGGAGGTCAAATTGCGTTCCAAAGGGTTATGGGAAGTTCCGCATCCATGGCTTAATCTACTTGTTCCGaaaagtaaaatacagaacttTGCTCAAGAAGTTTTCGGCAATATTCTTACGGACACAAGCAATGGACCTATTCTCATCTACCCGGTTAACAAATCAAA GTGGGATAACAGAACATCTGCCGTTATTCCAGACGAAGATATTTTCTACTTAGTTGCATTCCTTACCTCGGCTGTCCCTTCTTCAACCGGAACTGACGGATTAGAACATATACTAACGCAGAACAGGCGAATTCTCGAGTTTTGTAAAACAGAACGTCTCGGGGTTAAGCAATATTTGCCTCACTATACTACACAGGAAGAATGGCAAGCACATTTTGGTTCACAATGGAAACTGTTTGTTCAAAGAAAATCTGCTTATGATCCTATGGCAATACTAGCACCGGGTCATCGAATATTTCAAAAGGCGATTTCGTTCTTATAA